One Halorientalis litorea DNA segment encodes these proteins:
- a CDS encoding helix-turn-helix domain-containing protein, whose protein sequence is MATVMKFTSPAAEFPLGTVFENLPGVTVELERLIPHDTLIIPYFWVRGAGDEDVEAAFESHAGVTEIRLVDSVDGEYLMRAGWDREYVGVLSALVATNLVLLSGVGTSDGWQFEVRGESREEISEFRAYCQDKDIPIDITAVHALLPVRGEGYELTDSQREALLAAYERGYFDSPREASLEEVAADLGITQQSLSSRLRRGHRRLIAATLAGS, encoded by the coding sequence ATGGCGACCGTGATGAAGTTCACGAGTCCGGCGGCCGAGTTCCCGCTGGGGACCGTCTTCGAGAACCTGCCCGGGGTGACGGTCGAACTGGAGCGTCTCATTCCTCACGACACGCTGATAATCCCGTACTTCTGGGTCCGGGGTGCGGGAGACGAGGACGTCGAGGCGGCCTTCGAGTCACACGCCGGTGTGACGGAGATTCGCCTCGTCGACAGCGTCGACGGCGAGTACCTCATGCGCGCCGGGTGGGACCGGGAGTACGTCGGCGTCTTGAGTGCCCTCGTCGCGACGAATCTCGTCCTCCTCTCCGGCGTCGGGACGAGCGACGGGTGGCAGTTCGAGGTCCGGGGGGAGAGCCGGGAGGAAATAAGCGAGTTCCGCGCGTACTGTCAAGACAAGGACATCCCTATCGACATCACCGCCGTCCACGCGTTGCTCCCGGTTCGGGGAGAGGGGTACGAACTGACCGACTCCCAGCGGGAGGCACTGCTCGCCGCGTACGAACGGGGGTATTTCGACTCGCCCCGCGAGGCGTCACTGGAAGAGGTCGCCGCCGACCTCGGAATCACGCAACAATCCCTCTCGTCTCGTCTCCGGCGGGGGCACCGACGACTCATTGCCGCGACGCTCGCCGGGTCGTGA
- a CDS encoding cytochrome c biogenesis CcdA family protein, with amino-acid sequence MTDLASLRLGFAFSLGTATFFAPCAFPLLPGYVAFYLGQSGAESSSGTTPSRLGRAAVVGLVTSLGFFLVYGALAGVALLVGQQALQNVAVLELVVGVLLVALGAGFAVGRLQANSLHLPLPERRRSAVGYLLFGVVYAAAAAGCTAPLFVAVAGVAVSGGPTATLATLGAYAAGMSVLMVGVTTLSALGRDTVLRRLAANTGRITRVAGVVMVVAGLVQLYYYLFVFGGLETLGLA; translated from the coding sequence GTGACCGACCTGGCGTCGCTCCGCCTCGGGTTCGCGTTCTCGCTCGGGACGGCCACCTTCTTCGCCCCCTGTGCGTTCCCACTCCTCCCCGGCTACGTCGCGTTCTACCTCGGACAGAGCGGCGCGGAGTCGTCGTCGGGAACGACACCGTCCCGCCTCGGCCGCGCCGCCGTCGTCGGCCTCGTGACGAGTCTCGGCTTCTTCCTCGTCTACGGGGCGTTGGCCGGTGTCGCGCTCCTCGTGGGACAGCAGGCACTCCAGAACGTCGCCGTCCTCGAACTCGTTGTCGGCGTCCTTCTCGTGGCACTGGGTGCGGGCTTTGCCGTGGGGCGACTGCAAGCGAACTCCCTCCACCTGCCCCTCCCCGAACGCCGCCGGTCGGCCGTCGGCTATCTCCTGTTCGGTGTGGTCTACGCCGCGGCGGCCGCGGGCTGTACGGCTCCCCTGTTCGTCGCGGTGGCCGGTGTCGCCGTCTCGGGCGGGCCGACGGCCACCCTCGCCACGCTGGGCGCGTACGCAGCGGGCATGAGCGTCCTGATGGTGGGCGTCACGACGCTCTCCGCGCTCGGCCGGGACACCGTATTGCGCCGGCTCGCGGCGAACACGGGACGGATAACACGGGTCGCCGGCGTCGTGATGGTCGTCGCTGGTCTCGTCCAACTCTACTACTACCTGTTCGTGTTCGGCGGACTCGAGACGCTTGGACTGGCGTGA
- a CDS encoding CDC48 family AAA ATPase → MSQQGSEGIELTVEGADKRDAGRGIARLPDDARRRLGVLSGDVVVVAGEEETVAKVWPVDDGRGDVVRIDADTRANAGVTVGDTVRVKTTSIEPATLVSVRPTGDVPGDADDALTRHLLDRPVREGERVNVDGLGTFVVSLTDPDGPVRVTDDTDLSVLPPVEDDADVDEAAPDDAAPTDAESVTLGSTYEDIGGLDDELDRVREMVELPLSDPDLFRRLNVDPPRGVLLYGPPGTGKTLIARAVANEVDAHFQTIHGPEIVSKYKGESEERLREAFEEAEANAPAILFVDELDSIAGTRDDDADMENRVVAQLLTLLDGLEDRGQVVVIGATNRVDAIDPALRRGGRFDREIEIGVPDESGRREVLDVHTRGMPLGEDVDLDRLAARTHGFVGADVQSLVTEAAMEALRRTRDDPVVSREDFERALAAVDPSAMREYVAESPDVSFADVGGLDGVKRRLREAVQWPLSYADLFEATNTDPPSGVLLYGPPGTGKTLLARALAGESEVNFVHVAGPELLDKYVGESEKAVREVFDRARQAAPSIVFFDEIDAIAGTRGEASETSERVVSQLLTELDGLADNPTMVVLAATNRRDALDPALLRPGRLEEHVEVPNPDREARTEILAVHARGKPLGEDVDLDHVAAETAGYSGADLAALVRGASMRAIREVADEYDPDVASERVDEVELTADHFEQAMADIDRQRA, encoded by the coding sequence ATGAGTCAGCAGGGGAGCGAGGGCATCGAACTCACCGTCGAGGGCGCGGACAAACGCGACGCCGGGCGCGGCATCGCACGGCTCCCCGACGACGCGCGGCGACGGTTGGGTGTCCTCAGCGGCGACGTGGTCGTCGTGGCCGGCGAGGAGGAGACCGTAGCGAAAGTCTGGCCGGTCGACGACGGCCGGGGCGACGTGGTTCGCATCGACGCGGACACCCGCGCCAACGCAGGCGTGACCGTCGGCGACACGGTTAGGGTCAAGACCACGTCCATCGAACCGGCCACGCTCGTCTCGGTCCGCCCGACGGGCGACGTGCCCGGGGACGCCGACGACGCGCTCACGCGGCACTTGCTCGACCGCCCGGTCAGAGAGGGTGAGCGGGTCAACGTCGACGGACTCGGCACGTTCGTCGTGTCGCTGACGGACCCGGACGGACCGGTCCGGGTCACCGACGACACCGACCTCTCCGTCCTTCCCCCCGTCGAGGACGACGCGGACGTGGACGAAGCGGCACCCGACGATGCCGCGCCGACCGACGCCGAGTCCGTGACCCTCGGGTCGACGTACGAGGACATCGGCGGCCTCGACGACGAACTCGACCGGGTGCGGGAGATGGTCGAACTTCCGCTGTCGGACCCGGACCTGTTCCGCCGCCTGAACGTCGACCCGCCGCGGGGCGTCCTGCTGTACGGGCCGCCCGGCACCGGCAAGACGCTCATCGCGCGGGCCGTGGCCAACGAGGTGGACGCCCACTTCCAGACGATTCACGGGCCGGAAATCGTCTCGAAGTACAAAGGTGAGAGCGAGGAGCGACTCCGCGAAGCCTTCGAGGAGGCGGAGGCGAACGCGCCAGCCATCCTCTTCGTGGACGAACTCGACTCCATCGCGGGCACCCGCGACGACGACGCCGACATGGAGAACCGCGTCGTCGCCCAACTCCTCACCCTGTTGGACGGCCTCGAAGACCGGGGGCAGGTCGTCGTCATCGGGGCGACAAACCGCGTCGACGCCATCGACCCGGCACTGCGCCGCGGCGGTCGCTTCGACCGCGAAATCGAAATCGGCGTTCCCGACGAGAGCGGCCGGCGCGAAGTCCTCGACGTACACACCCGCGGGATGCCGCTGGGCGAAGACGTCGACCTCGACCGGTTGGCGGCCCGCACCCACGGGTTCGTCGGTGCCGACGTGCAGTCGCTCGTGACCGAGGCGGCGATGGAGGCACTCCGGCGGACCCGCGACGACCCGGTCGTCTCCCGCGAGGACTTCGAGCGCGCGCTGGCGGCCGTCGACCCGTCGGCGATGCGCGAGTACGTCGCCGAGTCGCCGGACGTGTCCTTCGCGGACGTGGGCGGTCTGGATGGGGTGAAACGTCGCCTCCGCGAGGCGGTCCAGTGGCCCCTCTCCTATGCCGACCTGTTCGAGGCGACGAACACGGACCCGCCCTCGGGCGTGTTGCTGTACGGGCCGCCCGGTACCGGCAAGACGCTGCTCGCGCGGGCCTTGGCGGGCGAGAGCGAGGTGAACTTCGTCCACGTCGCCGGGCCGGAACTGCTCGACAAGTACGTCGGGGAGAGCGAGAAGGCGGTTCGAGAGGTGTTCGACCGCGCCCGGCAGGCCGCCCCGTCCATCGTCTTCTTCGACGAGATCGACGCCATCGCCGGGACGCGCGGCGAGGCGAGCGAAACCTCCGAGCGCGTCGTCTCGCAGTTGCTCACCGAACTCGACGGGTTGGCCGACAACCCCACGATGGTCGTGCTGGCCGCGACGAACCGCCGGGACGCGCTGGACCCGGCACTCCTGCGACCCGGCCGTCTCGAAGAACACGTCGAAGTCCCCAACCCGGACAGGGAGGCTCGGACGGAGATTCTGGCCGTCCACGCCCGTGGGAAGCCACTGGGCGAGGACGTGGACCTCGACCACGTCGCCGCCGAGACGGCGGGCTACTCCGGCGCGGACCTCGCGGCACTGGTCCGGGGTGCGTCGATGCGCGCCATCCGGGAGGTCGCGGACGAATACGACCCCGACGTGGCCAGCGAGCGGGTCGACGAGGTGGAACTCACGGCCGACCACTTCGAGCAAGCGATGGCCGACATCGACCGCCAGCGCGCGTGA
- a CDS encoding ABC transporter ATP-binding protein: MTAVETVGLTRRFGDVVALSDLSLSVPEGELFALLGPNGSGKTTTIEILTGQLDPTEGTASVLGHDPVTDPLAVRRAVGILPEREDPPSFLTPREYLEFVGTVRELDDVDGRVDEWADRFEFREKLDTLATDLSEGERQRVMLAAAFVHEPDLVFIDEPLVNLDPLMQEQIKGHFRDYVDRGNTVFLSTHFIEVAEELCTGVAIVSDGELVADIDPRELPEGRHLLDEFRDEVGQAATTPRGTPGA; encoded by the coding sequence ATGACCGCCGTCGAGACTGTCGGCCTGACCAGACGCTTCGGCGACGTAGTGGCCCTCTCGGACCTCTCGCTGTCGGTCCCCGAGGGCGAGTTGTTCGCACTGCTCGGACCGAACGGGTCCGGCAAGACCACGACCATCGAGATACTCACCGGGCAACTCGACCCCACGGAGGGGACGGCATCGGTACTGGGCCACGACCCGGTGACCGACCCGCTCGCGGTGCGTCGCGCCGTGGGCATCCTCCCTGAACGCGAGGACCCGCCGAGTTTCCTGACGCCCCGGGAGTATCTGGAGTTCGTCGGTACCGTCCGCGAACTGGACGACGTGGACGGGCGCGTCGACGAGTGGGCCGACCGCTTCGAGTTCCGCGAGAAACTCGACACGCTCGCGACGGACCTCTCGGAGGGCGAACGCCAGCGCGTGATGCTCGCGGCGGCGTTCGTCCACGAACCCGACCTCGTTTTCATCGACGAACCGCTCGTGAATCTGGACCCGCTGATGCAGGAGCAGATCAAGGGCCACTTCCGGGACTACGTCGACCGCGGCAACACTGTCTTCCTCTCGACGCACTTCATCGAGGTGGCAGAGGAGTTGTGTACCGGCGTCGCCATCGTCAGCGACGGGGAACTGGTCGCCGACATCGACCCGCGCGAACTCCCGGAGGGGCGTCACCTGCTCGACGAGTTCCGCGACGAGGTGGGACAGGCGGCGACGACGCCGCGGGGGACCCCCGGGGCATGA
- a CDS encoding enoyl-CoA hydratase/isomerase family protein: MTDIDTEFETLRIETPAEYIGNLVLDRPEDMNTVSAQMLEELDEAVDVLEDHEEVRAIYITGEGEKAFSAGADVSSNGAMGNREGVEHSRYGQRVFGRFRETDLPVVAGINGYALGGGLELSMCADLRVASESSKLGLPEHNLGLLPGWGGTQRLQRLIGESAAKYVVFTAERIDAERMHELGFLHEVYEDDEFEEKALAFAENVARGPPIAQKYTKRAMREGWDSMEAGLELEASAFGHLLDTDDLSEGITAFVTDQEPEFEGE; encoded by the coding sequence ATGACAGACATCGACACGGAGTTCGAGACGCTTCGCATCGAGACACCGGCCGAGTACATCGGGAACCTCGTGCTGGACCGACCGGAGGACATGAACACCGTCAGCGCGCAGATGCTGGAAGAACTCGACGAAGCAGTCGACGTACTCGAAGACCACGAGGAAGTCCGCGCGATTTACATCACCGGCGAGGGCGAGAAGGCGTTCTCGGCCGGCGCGGACGTGTCCTCGAACGGTGCCATGGGCAACCGCGAGGGTGTCGAACACTCGCGGTACGGCCAGCGCGTGTTCGGTCGGTTCCGCGAGACGGACCTGCCCGTCGTAGCGGGCATCAACGGCTACGCCCTCGGCGGTGGGCTGGAGCTGTCGATGTGTGCGGACCTCCGCGTCGCCAGTGAATCCTCGAAACTCGGCCTCCCCGAGCACAACCTCGGTCTCCTGCCGGGATGGGGCGGCACCCAGCGACTCCAGCGACTCATCGGTGAGAGTGCCGCCAAGTACGTCGTGTTCACCGCCGAGCGCATCGACGCCGAGCGGATGCACGAACTCGGCTTCCTCCACGAGGTGTACGAAGACGACGAGTTCGAGGAGAAGGCCCTCGCGTTCGCCGAGAACGTCGCTCGCGGCCCGCCCATCGCCCAGAAGTACACGAAACGCGCGATGCGTGAAGGGTGGGACAGCATGGAGGCCGGCCTCGAACTCGAAGCGAGTGCCTTCGGGCACCTACTCGACACCGACGACCTCTCGGAGGGCATCACCGCCTTCGTCACCGACCAAGAGCCCGAATTCGAGGGCGAGTAA
- a CDS encoding HAD-IIA family hydrolase encodes MSYRGVVLDLDGTVYRGGDPLPGAVDAIEQFRAAGLDLLFFSNNPTKTRAAYVDRLDGMGIDASETEVLSAGTVTTEYVRDEHGDDDVFLVGAPGLREQLTDADCRLTDDPERADVVVASWTREFDYDVLTDALRALDDSVTFLGSDPDRTVPASDGRMVPGSGAIIGAVGAVADRTPDRVMGKPSSEAVAAARGALSVPLSDCVLVGDRLDTDIALGERAGMTTVLVLTGVAERADVADSDVSPDHVVGSLADVPHLLD; translated from the coding sequence ATGAGTTACCGCGGTGTTGTCCTCGACCTCGACGGAACCGTCTACCGCGGCGGCGACCCGCTCCCGGGTGCGGTCGATGCTATCGAGCAGTTCCGAGCGGCGGGCTTGGACCTGCTCTTTTTCTCGAACAACCCGACGAAGACTCGGGCGGCCTACGTCGACCGACTCGACGGGATGGGCATCGACGCATCGGAAACCGAGGTGCTCTCCGCGGGGACGGTGACGACCGAGTACGTCCGCGACGAACACGGCGACGACGACGTGTTTCTCGTCGGCGCGCCGGGCCTGCGCGAGCAACTGACCGACGCCGACTGTCGGTTGACCGACGACCCGGAACGAGCCGACGTGGTAGTTGCCTCCTGGACGCGCGAGTTCGACTACGACGTGCTGACTGACGCCCTCCGCGCGCTGGACGACTCCGTCACGTTCCTCGGGTCGGACCCCGACCGCACCGTCCCGGCCAGCGACGGGCGGATGGTCCCCGGGTCGGGGGCGATTATCGGGGCCGTCGGTGCCGTGGCGGACAGAACGCCGGACCGTGTGATGGGCAAACCGTCATCCGAGGCCGTCGCGGCGGCCCGTGGGGCACTCTCGGTCCCACTCTCCGACTGCGTGCTGGTCGGGGACCGACTCGACACCGACATCGCACTCGGCGAGCGTGCGGGAATGACCACCGTCCTCGTGCTGACCGGCGTGGCCGAGCGTGCGGACGTGGCAGACAGCGACGTGTCGCCCGACCACGTCGTCGGGTCGCTCGCGGACGTGCCACACCTGCTCGATTGA
- a CDS encoding potassium channel family protein — protein MDTWQRRTAYYMLGLAAVILAYALAYHYAMTTWEGASQSFLHSLQIVVETFTTTGFGSDAPWETPQTNLLVIAMDLTGVALIFLALPVLLFPMFEEIITTTPPERVEDVSDHVIICAYTARVGQLIDELTALDVPFVVVEPDRDRAVELFEDDVPVIHGDPESEAALRGACLSDARALVADVDDSANASVVLTAGSIAPDVPLVTFVEDPDIASYHRYAGADTVFSPRQLIGESIANKVTTGVTAEVGDAVEIGEDFEIVELTVQPGSKIHGRRVDESNIRERTGANVIGAWFEGEFVTPPNPDAVLDEHSVLLVAGQEAQLERLREMTLSKDRAHRRDRVIVAGHGEVGSTVEKRLREDDIPSVVVDHTEMDGVDIVGDITDTEVLETAGIDAASTVILALSDDTNTVFATLAVRDVAPDVEIIARADETESVRKLYRAGADYVLALATVSGRMLASTILDEDIISLDQQVEIVRFDAGRLVGRTPAEADIRAETGCTVIAVERDGDVFTDIDPDFRFREGDDLIVAGPDESTTAFTTRYSE, from the coding sequence ATGGACACGTGGCAACGCCGGACCGCTTACTACATGCTCGGCCTCGCGGCCGTCATCCTCGCGTACGCACTCGCATACCACTACGCGATGACGACGTGGGAAGGGGCGTCACAATCGTTCCTGCATTCCCTCCAAATCGTCGTCGAGACGTTCACTACGACGGGGTTCGGGTCAGACGCCCCGTGGGAGACGCCGCAGACGAACCTGCTCGTCATCGCGATGGACCTCACCGGTGTCGCGCTCATCTTCCTCGCGCTCCCCGTCCTGCTGTTTCCGATGTTCGAAGAAATCATCACCACGACGCCACCCGAGCGCGTCGAGGATGTCTCTGACCACGTCATCATCTGCGCGTACACGGCGCGCGTGGGGCAACTCATCGACGAACTCACCGCACTCGACGTGCCCTTCGTCGTCGTCGAACCTGACCGGGACAGGGCCGTCGAACTCTTCGAGGACGACGTGCCAGTCATCCACGGTGACCCGGAGTCGGAGGCAGCACTCAGGGGCGCGTGCCTGTCCGATGCGCGGGCACTCGTCGCTGACGTGGACGACTCGGCGAACGCGAGCGTCGTCCTCACCGCGGGGAGCATCGCGCCGGACGTGCCACTCGTCACCTTCGTCGAGGACCCCGACATCGCCTCCTATCACCGCTACGCGGGGGCCGACACGGTGTTCTCGCCCCGGCAACTCATCGGCGAGTCGATAGCGAACAAGGTGACGACGGGCGTCACCGCCGAAGTCGGCGACGCCGTCGAAATCGGGGAGGACTTCGAAATCGTAGAACTCACCGTCCAACCCGGCAGCAAGATTCACGGCCGCCGCGTCGACGAGAGCAACATCCGCGAACGCACCGGCGCGAACGTCATCGGCGCGTGGTTCGAGGGCGAGTTCGTCACGCCACCGAACCCCGACGCCGTACTCGACGAACACAGCGTCCTGCTGGTCGCGGGACAGGAAGCACAACTGGAACGACTCAGGGAGATGACGCTCTCCAAAGACCGGGCACACCGCCGGGACCGGGTCATCGTCGCGGGACACGGTGAGGTCGGCTCCACCGTCGAGAAACGCCTCCGAGAGGACGATATCCCGAGCGTCGTCGTCGACCACACCGAGATGGACGGCGTCGACATCGTCGGTGACATCACCGACACGGAGGTGCTGGAAACGGCCGGTATCGACGCCGCCAGCACGGTCATCCTCGCACTCTCGGACGACACGAACACCGTCTTCGCCACGCTCGCCGTGCGAGACGTGGCCCCCGACGTGGAGATAATCGCCCGTGCCGACGAAACAGAGAGCGTGCGCAAACTCTACCGGGCGGGTGCCGACTACGTGCTGGCACTGGCGACGGTCAGCGGCCGGATGCTCGCCTCGACGATTCTGGACGAGGACATCATCTCGCTCGACCAGCAGGTCGAAATCGTCCGGTTCGACGCCGGACGCCTCGTCGGACGAACGCCTGCCGAGGCGGACATCCGGGCCGAAACCGGCTGTACCGTCATCGCCGTCGAGCGTGACGGTGACGTGTTCACCGACATCGACCCGGATTTCCGGTTCCGCGAGGGCGACGACCTCATCGTCGCCGGCCCCGACGAGAGTACGACCGCGTTCACGACGCGATACAGCGAGTGA
- a CDS encoding helix-turn-helix domain-containing protein, whose protein sequence is MSVIVELQVPSADFELGRILAVNGLSTVELESLVPTGESTVPLFWIHDATRDSFVDTVKHHPAANDAVAVDVFADRTLFTLDWDANHDHVFAGISRHDGYLLSATGTADTWDFELRFPSNEELSAFTAHCEAAQTSIEVSRVYNPTDPDIGPWYGLTDPQREAIQMAVERGYYDIPRGCTTQELADELGISDQAVTERLRRAIVTLVSHTLALAEST, encoded by the coding sequence ATGAGCGTAATCGTAGAACTCCAAGTTCCGTCTGCCGACTTCGAACTCGGTCGGATTCTCGCCGTCAATGGGCTCTCGACCGTCGAACTGGAGAGTCTCGTTCCGACCGGCGAGTCGACGGTCCCGCTCTTCTGGATACACGACGCGACCCGGGACTCGTTCGTCGATACGGTCAAGCACCACCCTGCAGCCAACGATGCGGTAGCAGTCGACGTGTTCGCCGACCGGACCCTGTTCACCCTCGACTGGGACGCGAACCACGACCACGTCTTCGCGGGCATCAGTCGACACGACGGGTACCTCCTGAGTGCTACCGGCACGGCCGACACGTGGGACTTCGAGTTACGGTTCCCCAGCAACGAGGAACTCAGCGCGTTCACCGCACACTGTGAGGCCGCACAGACCTCCATCGAGGTGTCCCGGGTCTACAACCCGACGGACCCGGACATCGGCCCGTGGTACGGGCTGACAGACCCCCAGCGCGAAGCCATCCAGATGGCCGTCGAGCGGGGGTACTACGACATCCCCCGAGGCTGTACGACTCAAGAACTCGCGGACGAACTCGGCATCTCCGACCAAGCCGTGACCGAACGGCTCCGCCGCGCCATCGTGACGCTCGTCTCGCACACGCTCGCCCTCGCAGAGTCGACGTGA
- a CDS encoding DUF7344 domain-containing protein has translation MSRGPPQRGTASSLADILSAVADERRRAVLDVLDRTDEEAIPFDTLSDRVVELVSDGDDEPGADHRQRVHATLHHTHLPKLAASGLVVYDTDAMTVTRVDSPRERQLRTLLESYERSE, from the coding sequence ATGAGTAGGGGACCACCACAGCGTGGGACGGCCTCCTCGCTGGCTGATATCCTCTCGGCCGTCGCCGACGAGCGGCGGCGAGCGGTACTCGACGTACTGGACCGCACCGACGAAGAGGCTATCCCGTTCGATACACTCAGCGACCGCGTCGTCGAACTCGTCAGCGACGGCGACGATGAACCGGGAGCCGACCACCGCCAGCGCGTTCACGCCACGCTCCACCACACACACCTCCCGAAACTCGCGGCGAGTGGGCTCGTGGTCTACGACACCGACGCGATGACGGTGACGAGAGTCGACAGTCCACGGGAGCGACAACTGCGGACGCTGTTGGAGTCGTACGAACGAAGCGAGTGA
- a CDS encoding TlpA family protein disulfide reductase, translated as MDHRRRRAFLTACAGVTVGLAGCSDALGGDGSTADAPTEDTTTIDDALRLQTLSVGGSPGGEVRVQPPGDTVLLDFFATWCAPCKPQMDHLREVRESFPDVHMLSVTWEEDEDAVAEFWREYEGTWPVATDPDIATGPAYDVERLPTLIVFDAEGTEVWRDVGLSSTEDITAQLEAARE; from the coding sequence ATGGACCACCGGAGACGGCGAGCGTTTCTGACGGCGTGTGCCGGTGTGACGGTCGGACTCGCCGGGTGTAGCGACGCCCTCGGGGGCGACGGCTCGACGGCCGACGCGCCGACCGAGGACACGACGACCATCGACGACGCCCTCCGACTGCAGACGCTCTCGGTCGGCGGGTCACCCGGCGGCGAGGTACGCGTTCAGCCGCCCGGCGACACCGTCCTCCTCGATTTCTTCGCGACGTGGTGTGCCCCGTGTAAGCCACAGATGGACCACCTGCGCGAAGTCCGCGAGTCGTTCCCCGACGTACACATGCTCTCGGTGACGTGGGAGGAAGACGAGGACGCAGTCGCCGAGTTCTGGCGCGAGTACGAGGGGACGTGGCCGGTGGCGACCGACCCCGATATCGCGACGGGGCCGGCGTACGACGTGGAGCGACTCCCGACGCTCATCGTCTTCGACGCCGAGGGGACCGAGGTGTGGCGCGACGTGGGCTTGTCGTCGACTGAAGACATCACAGCGCAACTGGAGGCCGCCCGGGAGTGA
- a CDS encoding HalOD1 output domain-containing protein has protein sequence MSVTNSGFNLECVGHDAVSGTYRFEYNHDVTPPSMAVVQALAEVMDVDPTQVRPLASSVDADALDSVIVPPTGVDAAVEVTVTHEGYDVTVDSHETLTVVSPGRSQTENTDD, from the coding sequence ATGTCGGTCACAAATAGCGGGTTCAACTTGGAGTGCGTGGGGCACGACGCCGTGTCGGGGACGTATCGGTTCGAGTACAACCACGACGTGACCCCACCGAGCATGGCCGTCGTCCAAGCCCTCGCCGAGGTGATGGACGTGGACCCGACGCAAGTCCGTCCGCTCGCTTCGTCGGTGGATGCCGACGCGCTCGACAGCGTAATCGTCCCCCCGACGGGCGTGGATGCCGCCGTCGAGGTTACCGTAACACACGAGGGATACGACGTGACCGTCGACAGTCACGAAACGCTCACGGTCGTATCGCCCGGTCGGAGTCAGACAGAGAACACGGATGACTGA
- a CDS encoding CDGSH iron-sulfur domain-containing protein, which produces MSREITHDARGPRKIDESDIDEQKGDIAICMCGLSAEYPFCDGSHRATEDEAEGTRYKYEDDDAENPRHAIEEIVFADGE; this is translated from the coding sequence GTGTCACGAGAGATTACCCACGACGCACGCGGTCCACGCAAAATAGACGAGTCGGACATCGACGAGCAGAAGGGCGACATCGCCATCTGTATGTGCGGCCTCTCCGCCGAGTACCCCTTCTGTGACGGGTCACACCGAGCGACGGAAGACGAGGCGGAGGGCACCCGCTACAAGTACGAGGACGACGACGCGGAGAACCCGCGTCATGCCATCGAAGAAATCGTCTTCGCCGACGGGGAGTGA